A portion of the Algisphaera agarilytica genome contains these proteins:
- the metG gene encoding methionine--tRNA ligase subunit beta: MSEFKETITFDDFVKLDLRVATILEAEAHPNADRLLKLQIDLGSEQRQICAGVKAYYDPAELVGRQIIVVANLAPRKIRGEESNGMLMAASAMDGEEVTDVVLLAPGKPVPAGSSVG; the protein is encoded by the coding sequence ATGTCAGAATTCAAAGAAACCATCACGTTCGACGATTTCGTCAAGCTCGACCTGCGTGTCGCCACCATCCTGGAGGCCGAGGCCCACCCCAACGCCGACCGGCTGCTGAAGCTGCAGATCGACCTGGGCAGCGAACAACGCCAGATCTGCGCCGGGGTCAAGGCTTACTACGACCCGGCCGAGCTGGTGGGTCGCCAGATTATCGTGGTGGCCAACCTCGCCCCCCGCAAGATCCGCGGCGAGGAATCCAACGGCATGCTGATGGCCGCGTCCGCGATGGACGGCGAAGAAGTCACGGATGTGGTCCTGCTGGCCCCGGGCAAACCCGTGCCGGCCGGCTCGTCGGTGGGCTGA
- the bioD gene encoding dethiobiotin synthase, whose product MLQCPSLSKPGLFVTGTDTEVGKTVVTCAIAAVLREQHRRIKLGVLKPLASGCRRDREGLVNEDAEALAHFADCRLPLDVINPIRFRTPVAPAAAAELEQQEVDWSALSRSLTRLDEASEAVIVEGVGGLMVPLDPRNPRYMVGQLAMDIGYPVIVVCRPNLGTLNHTVMTVELLRQAGCRVSGLVINGLDRDPVVASADPSIETNRDWLERLTGVKVLATLPKGRGVNPARGKLDPSVVMAAAQVNWMDLMRVPEASATNAFSGSSERRAGVGFGRRSRDGAV is encoded by the coding sequence ATGTTGCAGTGCCCATCTCTGAGTAAGCCCGGATTGTTTGTGACCGGTACCGACACGGAAGTGGGAAAAACGGTGGTGACCTGTGCGATCGCCGCCGTCCTCCGGGAACAACACCGAAGGATCAAGCTGGGGGTCCTCAAGCCCCTGGCCTCGGGCTGTCGCCGTGACCGCGAGGGCCTGGTGAACGAGGACGCCGAGGCGTTGGCCCATTTCGCCGATTGCCGGCTGCCGTTGGACGTGATCAACCCGATACGCTTCCGCACGCCGGTCGCCCCTGCCGCCGCGGCGGAGTTGGAACAGCAAGAGGTGGATTGGTCGGCCCTGTCGCGCAGCCTCACCCGCCTCGATGAAGCCAGCGAAGCGGTCATCGTCGAAGGCGTCGGCGGATTGATGGTCCCCCTGGACCCACGCAACCCGCGTTACATGGTCGGCCAACTCGCGATGGACATCGGCTACCCGGTGATCGTGGTGTGCCGCCCCAACCTCGGCACGCTCAACCACACGGTGATGACCGTTGAACTCCTGCGGCAGGCGGGCTGCCGGGTGAGCGGGCTGGTCATCAACGGGCTGGACCGCGACCCGGTCGTGGCTTCGGCCGACCCGTCGATCGAAACGAACCGAGACTGGCTCGAACGGCTCACCGGCGTGAAGGTCTTGGCGACCCTGCCCAAGGGGCGCGGCGTCAACCCGGCCCGGGGCAAGCTCGATCCCTCGGTGGTCATGGCCGCCGCTCAGGTGAACTGGATGGACCTGATGAGGGTGCCCGAGGCTTCCGCGACGAACGCGTTCAGCGGGAGCAGCGAGCGACGGGCGGGCGTGGGCTTCGGCCGGCGGTCGCGCGACGGGGCGGTGTGA